One window of Desulfallas thermosapovorans DSM 6562 genomic DNA carries:
- a CDS encoding acyl--CoA ligase family protein has translation MRGTNYEPLSPLSFLERSAFVFPDKKAVIYNDQSFTYAEFKNRVDRFATALKQQGIEKGDKVAFLCPNLPPLLEAHYAVPLVGGVLVSINIRLASQEVAYILQHSESKMLFVDTEFAGIIKPILGEIGDIKIINICDVEPKAFDGPDYEEFIAVEPEEFYYGVDDEQQPITLNYTSGTTGKPKGVLYTHRGTYLNALGELLEFQCNSSTTYLWTLPMFHCNGWCFTWAITAIGGTHVCLRKAVPEDIYRNIQEHGVSHLCAAPAVLIPMSNYKGIGDVQMKRHLNIMTAGAPPSPTVIKNMESVGCTVMQTYGLTEVYGPHSVCEWQPQWNDLDIDEQAKIKARQGVPYITAVYMDVVNPSTMEPVPHDGETIGEIVMRGNNVMAGYYKQPEDTKQAFRGGWFHSGDLAVTHPNGYVEIKDRMKDIIISGGENISTVEVENVIYQHPGVLEVAVVAVPDEKWGEVPKAFVTLKEGVSLTAEDIIQFCRERIAKFKAPKAVEFGELPKTSTGKIMKYKLRAKEWAGRDKKVN, from the coding sequence ATGAGAGGAACCAATTATGAACCCCTATCACCGTTGAGCTTTCTGGAAAGGAGTGCCTTCGTATTTCCGGATAAAAAAGCGGTTATTTATAATGACCAGTCGTTCACATATGCTGAGTTTAAAAACAGGGTAGACAGGTTTGCCACTGCTTTAAAACAACAGGGCATTGAAAAAGGTGACAAGGTGGCTTTTCTTTGTCCTAATCTGCCGCCACTTTTGGAAGCCCACTATGCGGTTCCCCTGGTGGGCGGGGTGCTGGTGAGCATAAACATCAGGCTGGCTTCCCAGGAGGTGGCCTATATTCTACAGCACTCGGAGAGTAAAATGCTCTTTGTTGATACCGAATTTGCCGGTATTATCAAGCCGATACTGGGTGAAATAGGAGATATTAAAATCATTAACATTTGTGACGTAGAGCCTAAAGCATTTGACGGGCCGGATTACGAGGAATTCATCGCTGTGGAACCCGAAGAGTTTTATTATGGGGTTGATGATGAACAGCAGCCGATAACTTTGAATTATACCAGCGGCACCACCGGCAAACCCAAGGGGGTTCTGTATACCCACCGGGGTACTTACTTAAACGCACTGGGCGAACTGTTGGAGTTCCAGTGCAATTCATCCACCACTTATTTATGGACACTGCCTATGTTCCACTGTAACGGCTGGTGCTTCACCTGGGCTATCACCGCCATCGGTGGCACCCATGTGTGTCTTAGAAAAGCGGTGCCAGAAGATATTTATAGAAATATTCAAGAACACGGCGTATCCCATTTATGCGCCGCCCCGGCCGTGCTTATTCCCATGTCCAATTACAAAGGAATTGGGGACGTGCAGATGAAAAGGCACCTTAATATTATGACCGCCGGTGCGCCGCCCTCTCCTACGGTGATTAAAAATATGGAATCCGTTGGCTGCACTGTAATGCAAACCTATGGCCTTACTGAGGTTTACGGGCCGCACAGTGTTTGCGAATGGCAGCCTCAATGGAACGATCTGGATATCGATGAGCAAGCAAAAATCAAAGCCAGGCAGGGGGTTCCCTATATAACCGCTGTTTATATGGATGTTGTTAATCCATCCACTATGGAGCCGGTACCCCATGACGGTGAAACAATCGGCGAAATTGTCATGCGGGGTAATAATGTTATGGCCGGTTATTATAAGCAACCCGAGGATACAAAACAGGCCTTCCGGGGCGGTTGGTTCCACAGCGGTGATTTGGCGGTTACACATCCTAATGGTTATGTAGAGATTAAAGACCGCATGAAAGATATTATCATCAGCGGCGGCGAAAATATTTCCACTGTGGAGGTGGAAAATGTTATTTACCAGCACCCCGGTGTGCTGGAAGTAGCTGTGGTGGCCGTGCCCGATGAAAAATGGGGTGAAGTACCCAAGGCATTTGTCACCTTGAAAGAGGGGGTTAGTTTAACAGCAGAGGATATAATTCAATTTTGCCGGGAAAGGATAGCCAAGTTCAAGGCGCCCAAGGCGGTGGAATTTGGTGAACTACCCAAGACTTCCACCGGTAAAATCATGAAATACAAACTTCGGGCCAAAGAATGGGCAGGCCGTGATAAAAAAGTCAACTAA
- a CDS encoding GDSL-type esterase/lipase family protein: MNATIICLGDSITFGYPWGPESSWVSHLQRRTGLNLINDGINGDTTFDMLRRFERNILHLKATHLHILGGANDAWQGLDIAAAQHNIQRIVELARQKGIVPVLGLATPLCKNPSQGGTFIPFGMEAMESWLACYREWMRDYAGGAGIVLIDYYAPLCVPGTGRGDGHFFYDECHLNQTGYMLMAEVAEKALDKWL, translated from the coding sequence GTGAATGCAACAATTATCTGTCTGGGTGATAGCATTACCTTCGGCTATCCATGGGGTCCCGAATCTTCCTGGGTAAGTCACCTGCAGCGGCGTACAGGGTTAAACCTGATCAATGACGGTATTAATGGGGATACCACCTTTGATATGCTACGGCGATTTGAGCGAAATATTTTGCATTTAAAGGCAACGCATTTGCACATACTGGGCGGTGCCAATGACGCCTGGCAGGGGTTGGATATTGCCGCAGCTCAGCATAATATCCAAAGGATTGTGGAGCTAGCCAGGCAAAAGGGTATTGTACCTGTGTTGGGTCTAGCTACACCCCTTTGTAAAAACCCGTCGCAAGGGGGTACATTTATTCCCTTTGGTATGGAAGCTATGGAAAGCTGGTTGGCTTGCTATAGAGAATGGATGCGGGATTACGCTGGCGGGGCCGGCATTGTGCTGATTGATTATTATGCTCCCCTTTGTGTACCCGGGACGGGCCGGGGCGATGGTCATTTTTTTTATGATGAATGTCATCTTAATCAAACTGGTTATATGCTCATGGCCGAGGTGGCGGAAAAGGCGCTAGATAAGTGGCTGTAG
- a CDS encoding DedA family protein, whose translation MQDYMTNYIDTLGLGGLLGGIIIEALGLPFPGGMMIMFSGFLVNQNRLDFYSVFLVAVLAFNIGATAAYCIGRYMGEPVLNRYGKYLRINSRRVEKARRWMEQSAAVFIIVGRFVPMISNLTPYMAGASGLRLTRFLLYNLIFSVIWVSFNLSVGMLFGYKWPTIAGYFKNQVPLAALVLLLAYVAGKLLINHIHVMRGEKV comes from the coding sequence GTGCAGGATTATATGACAAATTATATTGATACACTGGGCCTGGGCGGACTGCTGGGCGGTATTATTATTGAAGCGTTGGGTTTGCCCTTTCCCGGTGGGATGATGATTATGTTTTCCGGTTTTTTGGTTAATCAAAACCGGCTAGATTTTTACAGTGTGTTTTTAGTGGCGGTACTGGCCTTTAATATTGGTGCCACGGCGGCATATTGTATTGGTCGCTATATGGGAGAGCCTGTACTGAACCGCTACGGTAAATATCTACGCATTAATTCCCGCAGGGTGGAAAAAGCCCGCCGCTGGATGGAACAGTCGGCGGCGGTATTCATTATTGTGGGCAGGTTTGTGCCCATGATCAGCAACCTTACTCCGTATATGGCCGGCGCCAGTGGTCTCAGGTTGACCAGGTTTTTATTATATAACCTGATTTTTTCGGTAATCTGGGTTTCCTTCAATTTATCCGTGGGTATGTTATTTGGTTATAAGTGGCCCACCATAGCGGGCTATTTTAAGAACCAGGTACCCTTGGCAGCACTGGTTTTGTTGCTGGCCTACGTGGCGGGCAAATTACTTATTAATCACATCCATGTTATGCGAGGTGAAAAAGTGTGA